In Streptomyces nojiriensis, one genomic interval encodes:
- a CDS encoding DUF7455 domain-containing protein — MTTVLTPATPLTAADRCDRCGAQAYLRVVLLSGGELLFCAHHGRKFEPELKKIAAEIQDETERLTSAPAANAEPEDR, encoded by the coding sequence GTGACTACTGTTCTGACACCCGCGACCCCGCTGACGGCCGCTGACCGATGCGACCGTTGCGGCGCCCAGGCATATCTGCGCGTCGTCCTGCTGAGCGGCGGTGAACTGCTCTTCTGCGCCCACCACGGGCGCAAGTTCGAGCCGGAACTCAAGAAGATCGCCGCGGAAATACAGGATGAGACCGAGCGGCTCACGTCCGCTCCGGCTGCCAATGCCGAACCCGAGGACCGCTGA
- a CDS encoding DNA gyrase/topoisomerase IV subunit B codes for MTADTSVPSSALLSGADRDGSNYTARHLLVLEGLEAVRKRPGMYIGSTDSRGLMHCLWEIIDNSVDEALGGYCDHIEVILHEDASVEVRDNGRGIPVDVEPKTGLSGVEVVMTKLHAGGKFGGGSYAASGGLHGVGASVVNALSARLDVEVDRNSATHAISFRRGVPGMFTEQGPDSPFDPANGLRKAKRIAKGKTGTRVRYWADRQIFLKDARLNLETLYQRARQTAFLVPGLTLVVRDERGIDGAGKTEETFRFDGGISEFCEYLAQDKAVCDVLRLTGTGTFKETVPVLDDRGHMTPTEVTRELGVDIALRWGTGYETNVKSFVNIIATPKGGTHVSGFERSVAKTVNEVLRSAKLLRVAEDDVVKDDAMEGMTAVVTVRLAEPQFEGQTKEVLGTSAATRIVAAVVAKELKAFLTSTKRDDKQQARAVMEKIVAAARTRIAARQHKEAQRRKTALETSSLPAKLADCRSDDVDRSELFIVEGDSALGTAKLARNSEFQALLPIRGKILNVQKSSISDMLKNAECGAIIQVIGAGSGRTFDIDAARYGKIVLLVDADVDGAHIRCLLLTLFQRYMRPMVEAGRVFAAVPPLHRIELVQPKKGQDKYVYTYSDNELRQTLLEYQRKNIRYKDSIQRYKGLGEMDADQLAETTMDPRHRTLRRINIGDLDSAEQVFDLLMGNEVAPRKEFITSSAATLDRSRIDA; via the coding sequence GTGACCGCCGACACGTCCGTGCCTTCCAGCGCGCTGCTGTCCGGAGCAGACCGGGACGGTTCCAACTACACCGCGCGGCACCTGCTCGTCCTCGAAGGGCTGGAGGCCGTCCGCAAGCGCCCCGGCATGTACATCGGCTCCACCGACAGCCGGGGCCTCATGCACTGCCTGTGGGAGATCATCGACAATTCCGTCGACGAGGCCCTGGGCGGCTACTGCGACCACATCGAGGTGATCCTCCACGAGGACGCCTCCGTCGAGGTCCGGGACAACGGCCGCGGCATCCCCGTGGACGTCGAGCCCAAGACCGGCCTGTCCGGCGTCGAGGTCGTCATGACCAAGCTGCACGCCGGCGGCAAGTTCGGCGGTGGCTCGTACGCGGCCTCCGGCGGCCTGCACGGCGTCGGCGCCTCCGTGGTCAACGCCCTCTCCGCCCGCCTCGACGTCGAGGTCGACCGCAACAGCGCGACCCACGCCATCAGCTTCCGGCGCGGCGTTCCGGGAATGTTCACCGAGCAGGGCCCCGACAGCCCCTTCGACCCCGCCAACGGCCTCCGCAAGGCCAAGCGGATCGCCAAGGGGAAGACCGGCACCCGGGTCCGCTACTGGGCCGACCGCCAGATCTTCCTCAAGGACGCCCGGCTCAACCTGGAGACGCTCTACCAGCGCGCCCGCCAGACCGCCTTCCTCGTCCCCGGCCTGACCCTGGTGGTCCGCGACGAGCGCGGCATCGACGGAGCCGGCAAGACCGAGGAGACCTTCCGCTTCGACGGCGGCATCAGCGAATTCTGCGAGTACCTCGCCCAGGACAAGGCCGTCTGCGACGTCCTGCGCCTGACCGGCACGGGCACCTTCAAGGAGACCGTCCCGGTCCTCGACGACCGCGGCCACATGACCCCCACCGAGGTCACCCGCGAGCTCGGCGTGGACATCGCCCTGCGCTGGGGCACGGGGTACGAGACCAACGTCAAGTCCTTCGTGAACATCATCGCCACCCCCAAGGGCGGCACCCACGTCTCCGGCTTCGAGCGCTCGGTCGCCAAGACCGTCAACGAGGTCCTGCGCTCGGCCAAGCTGCTGCGCGTCGCCGAGGACGACGTGGTCAAGGACGACGCGATGGAGGGCATGACGGCCGTCGTCACCGTCCGTCTCGCCGAGCCGCAGTTCGAGGGCCAGACCAAGGAGGTGCTCGGCACCTCCGCGGCCACCCGGATCGTCGCCGCCGTGGTCGCCAAGGAGCTCAAGGCCTTCCTGACCTCCACCAAGCGCGACGACAAGCAGCAGGCCCGCGCCGTGATGGAGAAGATCGTCGCGGCTGCCCGGACCCGGATCGCGGCCCGTCAGCACAAGGAGGCGCAGCGTCGCAAGACCGCGCTGGAGACCTCCTCGCTCCCCGCCAAGCTGGCCGACTGCCGCAGCGACGACGTGGACCGCAGCGAGCTCTTCATCGTCGAGGGAGACTCCGCCCTCGGCACCGCGAAGCTCGCCCGGAACTCGGAATTCCAGGCGCTCCTGCCCATCCGCGGCAAGATCCTCAACGTCCAGAAGTCCTCGATCTCGGACATGCTCAAGAACGCCGAGTGCGGGGCGATCATCCAGGTCATAGGAGCCGGCTCGGGCCGGACCTTCGACATCGACGCCGCCCGGTACGGCAAGATCGTGCTGCTCGTGGACGCCGACGTCGACGGCGCGCACATCCGCTGCCTGCTGCTCACGCTCTTCCAGCGGTACATGCGACCGATGGTCGAGGCCGGCCGGGTCTTCGCGGCCGTGCCCCCGCTGCACCGGATCGAGCTGGTCCAGCCGAAGAAGGGCCAGGACAAGTACGTCTACACGTACTCGGACAACGAGCTGCGCCAGACCCTGCTGGAGTACCAGCGCAAGAACATCCGGTACAAGGACTCGATCCAGCGCTACAAGGGCCTCGGCGAGATGGACGCGGACCAGCTGGCGGAGACCACCATGGACCCCCGCCACCGCACCCTGCGCCGGATCAACATCGGCGACCTGGACTCGGCGGAGCAGGTCTTCGACCTGCTCATGGGCAATGAGGTGGCCCCCCGCAAGGAGTTCATCACGAGCTCCGCGGCGACCCTGGACCGCTCGCGCATCGACGCCTGA
- a CDS encoding DUF485 domain-containing protein gives MDKHEGRDTGTIRLDDPWYDALAVGWGEGEETSQPAPAPGGGRPAPGASDIYLEVQRSAAFQEVRTRYRRFVVPATAGFFLWYVAYVVAATAAPGLMARPVVGAVNVAMLAGLGQFLSTFLLTWAYARHARLRRDRAALDLRWTVFEQERGQERTRARGAGR, from the coding sequence GTGGACAAGCACGAAGGTCGTGATACCGGAACGATCCGGCTGGACGACCCCTGGTACGACGCCCTGGCCGTCGGGTGGGGCGAGGGTGAGGAAACGTCCCAGCCGGCCCCGGCCCCCGGTGGCGGACGCCCCGCGCCCGGCGCATCCGACATCTACCTCGAAGTGCAGCGCAGCGCCGCCTTCCAGGAGGTTCGCACCCGCTACCGCAGGTTCGTCGTCCCCGCCACCGCCGGGTTCTTCCTCTGGTACGTCGCCTACGTGGTCGCCGCCACCGCCGCGCCCGGCCTGATGGCCCGGCCCGTGGTCGGCGCGGTCAACGTGGCCATGCTGGCGGGCCTCGGCCAGTTCCTCAGCACCTTCCTGCTGACCTGGGCCTACGCCCGGCACGCGCGGCTGCGCCGGGACCGGGCCGCGCTCGATCTGCGCTGGACCGTGTTCGAGCAGGAACGCGGCCAGGAGCGGACGCGGGCGAGGGGGGCCGGCCGGTGA
- a CDS encoding solute symporter family protein — MTTEHQTLALILFSLFIAVTLGITTWVSRNRHGSAEEFYAGGRLFSPMENGFAIAGDYMSAASFLGISGLIALFGYDGLLYSVGFLVAWLVVLFLVAELVRNCGRFTLADVIAARMSERPVRIAAGISSVVVSVLYLIAQMVGAGSLVGLLLGNSGTVARTLTVVGVGALMVVYVSFGGMRATTWIQIVKAVLLMGGAITLTVLVLLRFHGNFDQLLTSAADRSGHGRAFLSPGLRYGGDWTARIDFMSLGLALVLGTAGLPHILSRFYTVPTARSARRSVVWAIALIGGFYLMTIVLGFGAAALVGPDEVRASNASGNTAVPLLAAFLGGGAETTGGAVLFAFVAAIAFATILAVVAGITLASSASVAHDLYASLKRRHARQRSEVAVARGAAVGIGAVAIALGLLAQDLNVAFLVGLAFAVAASANLPVLLYSLFWRGFTTRGAVWSVYGGLIPAVLLVLVSPVVSGSAESLFPAVDFQYFPLQNPGIVSIPLGFLAGWLGTVTSGEEADEAKHAETEVRSLTGAGAV, encoded by the coding sequence GTGACCACCGAACACCAGACCCTCGCGCTGATCCTGTTCAGCCTCTTCATCGCCGTGACCCTCGGCATCACCACCTGGGTCAGCCGGAACCGGCACGGGTCGGCCGAGGAGTTCTACGCGGGCGGGCGGTTGTTCTCCCCGATGGAAAACGGTTTCGCCATCGCCGGCGACTACATGTCCGCGGCCTCGTTCCTCGGCATCTCCGGCCTGATCGCCCTCTTCGGCTACGACGGGCTGCTGTACTCGGTGGGCTTCCTCGTGGCCTGGCTCGTGGTGCTGTTCCTCGTCGCCGAACTGGTCCGCAACTGCGGGCGCTTCACCCTTGCCGACGTGATCGCCGCGCGGATGAGCGAACGTCCGGTGCGGATCGCCGCCGGCATCTCCTCGGTCGTCGTCTCCGTCCTCTACCTCATCGCGCAGATGGTCGGCGCGGGCAGTCTGGTCGGCCTGCTGCTGGGGAACTCGGGCACCGTTGCCCGGACCCTCACCGTGGTGGGGGTGGGCGCGCTGATGGTGGTCTACGTGTCCTTCGGCGGGATGCGGGCCACCACGTGGATCCAGATCGTGAAGGCCGTGCTGCTGATGGGCGGCGCGATCACCCTGACCGTGCTCGTGCTGCTGCGCTTCCACGGGAACTTCGACCAGTTGCTCACCAGCGCCGCCGACCGCAGCGGGCACGGCCGGGCGTTCCTGAGCCCCGGCCTCAGGTACGGCGGGGACTGGACCGCCCGCATCGACTTCATGAGCCTCGGTCTCGCGCTGGTCCTCGGGACCGCCGGGCTGCCGCACATCCTGTCGCGGTTCTACACCGTGCCCACCGCGCGGTCGGCCCGCCGCTCGGTGGTGTGGGCGATCGCGCTCATCGGCGGGTTCTACCTGATGACCATCGTGCTCGGCTTCGGGGCGGCCGCGCTGGTGGGACCGGACGAGGTACGGGCCTCCAACGCCTCCGGGAACACGGCCGTTCCGCTGCTGGCGGCCTTCCTCGGCGGGGGCGCCGAAACCACCGGGGGCGCGGTGCTGTTCGCCTTCGTCGCCGCCATCGCCTTCGCCACCATCCTGGCCGTGGTCGCCGGCATCACCCTGGCCTCCTCGGCCTCCGTGGCACACGACCTGTACGCCTCCCTCAAGCGCCGGCACGCCCGGCAGCGCAGCGAGGTCGCGGTGGCCCGGGGCGCGGCCGTGGGCATCGGGGCCGTCGCGATCGCCCTCGGGCTGCTCGCCCAGGACCTCAACGTGGCGTTCCTGGTGGGGCTGGCCTTCGCGGTGGCGGCTTCGGCCAACCTGCCGGTGCTGCTGTACTCGCTCTTCTGGCGCGGCTTCACCACGCGGGGAGCCGTCTGGTCGGTGTACGGCGGCCTGATTCCGGCGGTGCTGCTGGTGCTGGTCTCGCCGGTGGTGTCGGGCAGCGCCGAATCCCTCTTCCCCGCAGTGGACTTCCAGTACTTCCCGCTCCAGAACCCGGGGATCGTCTCGATCCCGCTGGGCTTCCTGGCGGGCTGGCTGGGCACCGTCACCTCGGGCGAGGAGGCGGACGAGGCCAAGCACGCGGAGACGGAAGTCCGCTCCCTGACCGGAGCCGGAGCGGTCTGA
- a CDS encoding response regulator: MRVARINAAYVAKVPGFLVTAQAHSATEALEFLTSHPVDLVLLDHYLPDENGLDLVRRLRQLGHRTDVIMVTAARDLATVQAAMRLGALQYLVKPFTFTGLRSRLEAYGALRRTLDTGGEAEQAEVDRIFGALAAAGSPNELPKGHSATTAELVRQVLRSAEGPLSTQQIADRAGISRQTAQRYVKLLERTARVSLALRYGETGRPEHRYTWLPSEGPA, translated from the coding sequence ATGCGTGTTGCCCGGATCAACGCGGCGTACGTGGCAAAGGTTCCCGGATTCCTGGTGACGGCGCAGGCCCATTCGGCCACCGAGGCCCTGGAGTTCCTCACCTCACATCCGGTGGACCTCGTCCTCCTGGACCACTACCTCCCCGACGAGAACGGCCTGGACCTCGTCCGGCGCCTGCGCCAGCTCGGCCACCGCACCGATGTGATCATGGTCACCGCGGCCCGCGACCTCGCCACCGTGCAGGCCGCCATGCGCCTCGGCGCCCTGCAGTACCTGGTCAAACCCTTCACCTTCACCGGACTGCGCAGCCGGCTGGAGGCGTACGGGGCCCTGCGCCGCACCCTGGACACGGGCGGTGAGGCCGAACAGGCCGAGGTGGACCGGATCTTCGGCGCCCTCGCCGCCGCGGGATCCCCGAACGAGCTCCCCAAGGGCCACTCCGCCACCACCGCGGAGCTCGTCCGCCAGGTGCTGCGGTCCGCCGAGGGCCCCTTGTCCACCCAGCAGATCGCCGACCGCGCGGGCATCAGCCGGCAGACCGCCCAGCGCTACGTCAAGCTCCTCGAACGCACCGCCCGGGTCAGCCTCGCCCTGCGCTACGGCGAGACCGGCCGCCCGGAACACCGCTACACCTGGCTCCCGTCGGAGGGACCTGCCTGA
- a CDS encoding sensor histidine kinase: MSARRLGLPRRAVSQILLTQLAIAAGVAVLATGLFLAPLSAQLDDQAMRRALAIAQSAAADPALAAGVLSSEPSADSPVQSSAERIRRATGAEYVVVLDLDGIRRSHPSADRIGLPVSTDPSDALAGREVMEIDEGTLGRSARGKVPLLAADGEIVGAVSVGIAYDSVRDRLLGAIPGLLAYAGGALAAGALAAYLLSRRIQRQTRDLAFSDIAGLLAEREAMLHSIREGVIALAPDGRIRLVNDEAARLLGLAPDATDDCAGRPLEDVLGAGRTADVLSGRVTGRDLLTVQGPRVLVANRMPTEDGGAVATLRDRTELEHLGRELDSTRGLIDALRAQDHEHANRLHTLLGLLELGLHEEAVEFVTEVAGVHRTTAEQVTEKVQDPLLASLLVGKAAVAAERGVPLRLAGSTLLPDRLVDPGGLVTILGNLVDNALDAAAGSTAPLVEVELRAEGRTAVLRVRDSGPGVPAGRREEIFTEGWSTKQPKAHRERGLGLALVRRLAERQGGSARAGEAADGGAEFSVVLPEALR, encoded by the coding sequence ATGAGCGCTCGGCGCCTCGGGCTGCCCAGACGGGCCGTCTCCCAGATCCTGCTGACCCAGCTGGCCATCGCCGCCGGGGTCGCCGTACTGGCGACCGGACTGTTCCTGGCGCCGCTGAGCGCCCAGCTCGACGACCAGGCCATGCGGCGCGCCCTGGCCATCGCGCAGAGCGCCGCGGCCGACCCCGCGCTGGCCGCCGGGGTCCTGAGCTCCGAGCCCTCCGCCGACAGCCCCGTGCAGTCCTCGGCCGAGCGGATCCGCCGGGCCACCGGAGCCGAGTACGTGGTCGTGCTCGACCTGGACGGCATCCGCCGCTCGCACCCGAGCGCCGACCGGATCGGGCTGCCCGTCTCCACCGACCCGAGCGACGCCCTGGCGGGACGCGAGGTCATGGAGATCGACGAGGGCACCCTGGGCCGCTCCGCCCGTGGCAAGGTCCCGCTCCTCGCGGCCGACGGCGAGATCGTCGGCGCCGTCTCGGTCGGCATCGCCTACGACAGCGTCCGCGACCGGCTGCTCGGCGCGATCCCCGGTCTGCTCGCCTACGCGGGCGGCGCCCTGGCGGCGGGCGCCCTCGCCGCCTACCTGCTCTCCCGACGGATCCAGCGGCAGACCCGCGATCTGGCCTTCTCCGACATCGCCGGCCTGCTCGCCGAGCGCGAGGCCATGCTGCACTCCATCCGCGAGGGCGTGATCGCCCTGGCCCCCGACGGCAGGATCCGGCTGGTCAACGACGAGGCCGCCCGCCTGCTGGGCCTGGCCCCGGACGCCACCGACGACTGTGCGGGGCGCCCGCTGGAGGACGTACTGGGTGCGGGCCGCACCGCGGACGTCCTGTCGGGCCGTGTCACCGGCCGGGACCTGCTCACCGTCCAGGGCCCCCGGGTACTGGTGGCCAACCGCATGCCCACCGAGGACGGCGGCGCCGTCGCCACCCTGCGCGACCGCACCGAGCTGGAGCACCTGGGCCGCGAGCTCGACTCCACCCGGGGCCTGATCGACGCCCTGCGCGCCCAGGACCACGAGCACGCCAACCGCCTCCACACCCTCCTCGGCCTGCTGGAGCTGGGCCTGCACGAGGAGGCGGTGGAGTTCGTGACCGAGGTCGCCGGCGTGCACCGCACGACGGCCGAACAGGTCACCGAGAAGGTCCAGGACCCGCTTCTGGCCTCCCTGCTGGTGGGCAAGGCGGCCGTCGCCGCCGAGCGCGGCGTCCCCCTGCGGCTGGCCGGCTCCACCCTCCTCCCCGACCGCCTGGTGGACCCGGGCGGCCTCGTCACGATCCTCGGCAACCTCGTGGACAACGCCCTCGACGCCGCCGCGGGTTCAACGGCACCCCTGGTCGAGGTGGAGCTGCGCGCGGAGGGCCGCACCGCCGTGCTGCGGGTGCGCGACAGCGGTCCCGGGGTGCCCGCCGGGCGCCGTGAGGAGATCTTCACGGAGGGCTGGTCGACCAAGCAGCCCAAGGCCCACCGCGAGCGCGGGCTGGGCCTCGCCCTCGTACGCCGCCTCGCGGAGCGGCAGGGCGGCAGCGCCCGGGCCGGCGAAGCAGCGGACGGAGGGGCGGAATTCTCCGTCGTACTCCCGGAGGCCCTGCGGTGA
- a CDS encoding cupin domain-containing protein produces the protein MSLIVPSFDESVIVRSAEAETIGAAPTTVRLLADSGSTGGALSTQRVSLLDGADGAAPHRHSRSAELFYLLDGTAQFLSGDQVVTAERGDLVIVPPGLDHAFAAPPGENADILIVITPGIERFEYFRHLERIAYGKVPPESLLDVQELYDTYFTRSEVWNTLRA, from the coding sequence ATGTCCCTGATCGTGCCTTCCTTCGACGAATCGGTGATCGTGCGCTCGGCCGAGGCCGAGACGATCGGCGCCGCCCCGACCACCGTCCGGCTCCTCGCCGACAGCGGTTCCACCGGCGGCGCCCTGTCGACCCAGCGGGTGAGCCTGCTGGACGGCGCCGACGGGGCCGCGCCCCACCGCCACTCCCGGTCCGCCGAGCTCTTCTACCTGCTCGACGGCACCGCGCAGTTCCTGTCGGGCGACCAGGTGGTGACCGCGGAACGCGGCGACCTCGTCATCGTGCCGCCCGGCCTCGACCACGCGTTCGCCGCCCCGCCCGGTGAGAACGCCGACATCCTCATCGTGATCACGCCGGGCATCGAGCGGTTCGAGTACTTCCGCCACCTGGAGCGGATCGCCTACGGGAAAGTGCCGCCGGAGTCCCTGCTGGACGTCCAGGAGCTCTACGACACCTACTTCACCCGCAGTGAGGTGTGGAACACGCTCCGGGCATGA
- a CDS encoding DUF4267 domain-containing protein gives MPLKHLATALAATGAAFIVYVGLSYLLAPQATAAGFGLPTWPQHEGAAFLAVKGVRDVATGLVIFALLFTGQRRGLGWAMAAITFVPAGDMVVVLANDGAAAQAYGVHGATALAVALTAGLLLRERPVPAAHAAAEPARA, from the coding sequence ATGCCCCTCAAGCACCTCGCCACCGCCCTGGCCGCCACCGGCGCCGCGTTCATCGTGTACGTCGGGCTCAGCTACCTGCTCGCACCGCAGGCCACCGCCGCCGGCTTCGGGCTGCCGACCTGGCCGCAGCACGAGGGCGCCGCCTTCCTCGCCGTCAAGGGCGTACGCGATGTCGCGACCGGCCTGGTCATCTTCGCCCTCCTGTTCACGGGCCAGCGCCGGGGGCTCGGCTGGGCGATGGCGGCGATCACCTTCGTCCCCGCCGGCGACATGGTGGTCGTCCTCGCCAACGACGGAGCCGCGGCTCAGGCGTACGGGGTCCACGGGGCCACCGCCCTCGCCGTCGCCCTGACCGCGGGCCTCCTGCTGCGCGAGCGTCCGGTCCCGGCCGCCCACGCCGCCGCCGAGCCGGCCCGGGCCTGA
- a CDS encoding hemerythrin domain-containing protein, producing MKTTLPLTARAPRSQRSTARPNTHEMVVIHRGLRREARLLVELIAAVAPGDTARARLLGDHFRDYRLGLTGHHHGEDAYLWPPLMARVDLEADLVLRMEAQHERVAASLTAAEEALPAWEGRAGEAERDTLVSVLAEHRTVLLEHLADEEESLLPLAARHLSAYEWDRLGEHFLTSTPKPKLLFFLGMVLEDADRAERASMLAALPLAGRLLWHTVGRPAYVRRMRAVRRATAAR from the coding sequence ATGAAGACGACGCTGCCACTGACGGCACGAGCACCGCGATCGCAGCGGAGCACGGCCCGGCCGAACACCCACGAGATGGTGGTCATCCACCGCGGCCTGCGCCGCGAGGCGCGCCTGCTGGTCGAGCTGATCGCCGCGGTGGCCCCCGGCGACACGGCGCGGGCGCGGCTCCTCGGGGACCACTTCCGCGACTACCGGCTCGGTCTGACGGGCCACCACCACGGCGAGGACGCGTACCTGTGGCCCCCGCTGATGGCCCGGGTCGACCTCGAAGCGGATCTCGTCCTGCGCATGGAGGCCCAGCACGAGCGGGTGGCCGCGAGTCTCACGGCCGCCGAGGAGGCGCTGCCCGCCTGGGAGGGCCGGGCCGGGGAAGCCGAACGCGACACGCTCGTGTCGGTCCTCGCCGAGCACCGGACCGTGCTGCTGGAACACCTGGCCGACGAGGAGGAATCGCTCCTGCCGCTCGCAGCCCGCCACCTGTCCGCGTACGAGTGGGACCGGCTGGGCGAGCACTTCCTGACCAGCACGCCCAAGCCCAAGCTGCTGTTCTTCCTCGGGATGGTCCTGGAGGACGCCGACCGGGCCGAGCGCGCGTCGATGCTCGCCGCGCTGCCCCTCGCCGGGCGCCTGCTGTGGCACACCGTCGGGCGTCCCGCCTACGTCCGCCGGATGCGGGCCGTCCGTCGCGCCACCGCTGCGCGCTGA